One Microcebus murinus isolate Inina chromosome 7, M.murinus_Inina_mat1.0, whole genome shotgun sequence genomic region harbors:
- the C7H8orf90 gene encoding LOW QUALITY PROTEIN: uncharacterized protein C8orf90 homolog (The sequence of the model RefSeq protein was modified relative to this genomic sequence to represent the inferred CDS: inserted 2 bases in 1 codon) — MASPCSGDPSPAGLPPPSVATPGETHVGPAGPEPRFPDIYGGDTQLWEAHFRGIGRAYRALGKEDDFAIRVLTEDFTLPFPFAWPPGPDPARGPLFYDPRDRAGFDFLLRGPGASPPALLRPLHATAQAALRKRRLERLALSYAXARAPASRPASSCWRPAPPPPPAPSRGPRGPRPARPGWPSPRRSKSE; from the exons ATGGCTTCCCCCTGTTCTGGGGACCCGAGTCCGGCAGGTCTGCCCCCTCCTTCTGTAGCCACTCCAGGTGAGACACACGTGG GTCCCGCAGGCCCCGAGCCCCGGTTCCCGGACATCTACGGCGGGGACACGCAGCTCTGGGAGGCGCACTTTCGCGGCATCGGGCGCGCCTACCGCGCGCTGGGCAAGGAAGACGACTTTGCCATCCGCGTGCTCACTGAGGACTTCACGCTGCCTTTCCCTTTCGCTTGGCCGCCAGGCCCGGACCCGGCCCGTGGGCCGCTCTTCTATGACCCCCGCGACCGCGCGGGCTTCGACTTTCTGCTCCGGggccccggcgcgtcgccgcccgCGCTGCTGCGGCCACTGCACGCCACCGCACAGGCGGCCCTGCGCAAGCGGCGCCTGGAGCGCCTGGCGCTGAGCTACGC AGCGCGGGCACCGGCCAGCCGCCCGGCCTCGTCCTGCTggcgcccggccccgccgcccccgccggcgCCTTCCCGGGGCCCGCGGGGCCCGAGGCCAGCGCGCCCAGGATGGCCTAGTCCTCGGCGCTCCAAGAGCGAATAA